One Onychostoma macrolepis isolate SWU-2019 chromosome 15, ASM1243209v1, whole genome shotgun sequence DNA segment encodes these proteins:
- the LOC131554216 gene encoding uncharacterized protein LOC131554216 — MEQQSQLHSPDTTYTVRTQSRARQLSTRLQAYDVALPKSLIPDPVPHDSSYHLPRMDSPAAQLNLSGQAEPVSTVEQLPMGDLSLVQYGEVSAMSHQLDIERSVRHPSPSVAPPGYHSPSECDSFSSGAASPTLQVDVQARAISPPVVRAKATAVSSVPLPHLGQSFLAQTAHIDVSQQSALWQVTRATPPTAHHTTPPYLGVPSFSVPHVTPQQAVRFSRADPACQLTSSLPPTVTSVKLPLTTTTYRPLVPPVYQLQAHAPSQSTWQSFAVADPYRPPLSTAGYHLAQPPGHTPVQPWYPPSVVHQPPPPPPVYQPIPVTPPLQPVPIPTLPKLVSDSEREFTDLKMALDNLLNPHTELTEHYKYRVLKEQLVLEEARLIAQACRHHPRPIDSDGSVAATMRPASSTGTKRDRSSAEFT; from the coding sequence ATGGAGCAACAGAGCCAGCTTCATTCCCCTGACACGACGTACACTGTTCGCACACAGTCGAGAGCACGCCAGCTTTCCACACGTCTGCAAGCTTATGATGTAGCCTTGCCGAAGTCTCTCATCCCAGACCCTGTGCCTCACGACAGTTCGTACCACCTGCCAAGGATGGATTCTCCCGCAGCACAGTTGAACCTCAGTGGACAGGCCGAGCCAGTCTCGACTGTGGAGCAGCTGCCCATGGGTGATCTATCGCTGGTGCAGTATGGAGAAGTTTCCGCTATGAGTCATCAGTTGGATATTGAGAGATCGGTCAGGCATCCTAGCCCTTCAGTAGCTCCTCCAGGGTATCACAGCCCATCTGAGTGTGATTCATTCAGCAGTGGTGCTGCATCGCCCACATTACAGGTAGATGTACAAGCCAGAGCTATTTCACCACCTGTGGTCAGAGCGAAGGCTACTGCAGTCTCATCTGTCCCGCTTCCGCATTTAGGCCAGTCATTTCTAGCTCAGACAGCCCACATTGATGTTTCTCAACAGTCAGCTTTGTGGCAAGTGACACGAGCTACCCCTCCTACTGCACATCATACTACTCCACCATACCTTGGTGTTCCCTCCTTCTCTGTTCCACATGTAACGCCACAGCAGGCAGTTCGGTTCAGCAGAGCAGATCCTGCATGTCAGCTTACCTCATCACTGCCACCTACTGTTACATCAGTGAAGCTGCCTTTGACCACTACGACATACCGGCCCCTAGTGCCCCCAGTATATCAGTTACAGGCTCACGCGCCAAGTCAATCCACATGGCAGTCGTTTGCTGTGGCTGACCCGTACCGCCCACCACTATCGACCGCTGGGTATCATCTTGCTCAGCCTCCCGGTCACACTCCTGTGCAGCCCTGGTATCCCCCTTCAGTGGTTCACCAGCCACCACCTCCTCCTCCGGTTTACCAGCCTATACCTGTTACACCTCCGTTACAACCAGTTCCTATTCCAACCTTGCCTAAGCTCGTGAGCGATAGTGAAAGGGAGTTCACAGACCTGAAGATGGCCTTGGATAATCTTCTCAATCCTCACACAGAGCTTACCGAACACTATAAGTACAGAGTACTGAAGGAGCAGTTGGTTCTGGAGGAAGCTAGGTTGATTGCCCAAGCATGCCGGCATCATCCTCGCCCTATCGACAGCGATGGTAGCGTTGCAGCGACAATGCGGCCAGCCTCATCAACTGGCACAAAGCGAGATCGCAGCTCTGCTGAATTCACCTGA